TCACCACGTTCACGCTGAATCTCAGTGAGGCCAGCCGGGCCAGCCTGCGCGTCTTCAACGTGCTGGGGCAGAACGTGACCACGGTGCTCGACCGCGATCTACCGGCGGGCGTGCACCGCGTGCTATGGGATGCGCGCGACGGCAACGGAACGGCGCTTTCGACGGGAGTATATTTCGTCAGACTCGAAGCTGCCGGACGCGCCGACATTCGCAAGATTGTCTTGATTCGTTAGTAATAGCCTCTCATCTCTTCTCCTCCGAAACGGAAGAGGCGACCTTCGTGGCCGCCTCTTCCGTTTCGGGAACATTTGGTATCAGAAACTCAGGATGAATCGTTTCAGGGCGTGCGCAACCTCAAGTAGTTTCCGGCAATCCACGATTTCGGGAACGTCTTTTTCGCTATGTGTGTAGTTGGCCATAAGTTCCGCTATGTACTCGGACGTTATCGCGATGGCCGGAATCCGGTTTTGCACGAAGATCATATGATCCCCCTGATACCACGGTTCTCCTTCCATCATTCCTGATAAATCCCGGAATGCCGCCCGCGCCCGCTTTTGAATTTCCGGTGGACATTCGTAGAGCGAATAGGCGGTTTTTCCACGCACGTAGCCGACGTCGTCTATGTTGATTGCCACGACCGTCGTGCTCAAGTCATTTCCGTAGCGACGCAAGTAGTCCATCTGTCCGCCGACGCTGTAATAATCCTCGCCGTTGAAAGCGATGATCTCGATTCCCACGTTGCCCGAGTAGTCCGCGAGCATTTCCGCGAGCAGCAGCTCGACGACCGTACCTGAGGCATTGTCAGATGCTCCCGGAGCGTTGCCGTAGGCGTCAATGTGGGCGCAAATGATGATCTTCTCGCAGGCACCGGGATTGTTCCGTGCGATGACGTTGCCGGCGGTGCTGGGAATCCTTCGGGCATCGCTTTTCAACGAGAAGACGGAGTTTCGATGCGCGGCGATTTCTCGGCCAACCTCAGCGGTGCAATACACCGAGGGAATATCGAAATCGCCGTCCTCGATCAGTGGAAATGGATAAAGAGCTCCCACCAGTTCGGGCTTCTTCTCCGTGGCTGTGATAATCGCCGCCGGTTGCTGGGACTCCAGAAGCGAGTAGATCTGTTTGTGATGATCGGGATTATAGAAAACGAAATTCTTGGGCATCAGTTGCTCGGCACAGAGCGATTCCATCATCAGCAGGAGTTTTCCCCGGCACTCGCAGTGCTCAAGCTCCTCGACGGTGGACACCACCACCCGTTCCGCTGTTACATCACAACCGAGCGAGAAGGGACTAACCTTCACCGGAAATGAATGCCCGTCACTTGTGAGCGAGCACGTTCCTTCCGAGAAATCCAGACAATCAAACGGATGGGTCTCGATCTCGTAGTCCCATTGCGCAACGGTGCGGGCGAAGAAATCGGTGGCAGCGCGATTGCCCGCAGAACCCGTGCGACGGTTGGGGAGAACCGAGCACAGTGTTCTCAGATAAAACTCCGCTTTCCTCAGTCCGCTATCGTCTTGCATCGTTTCGTTTCCTCTGTTCGGATGTCTCTGCCGCTATTCCATCCACTCGGCGATGAAGACGTTGGTTTCGCCACGCTCTTTCTGTTCGCCGCGATTGGAGGCAAACACCAGATACTTGCCGTCATAGGACCACATCGGGAATCCTTCGAACACCGGCGAGAAGGTGATCCGCTCAAGATCGGAGCCGTCGGGGCGGATACGATAGAGATCGAAATTCGGCATCCCCCGTCGAGACGTGTCGGCGAAGTTGGAGGTGAAAATGATCCACTCGCTGGAGGGATGCATATACGGGCAGAAGCTCGCTCCACCCAGATCGGTGACCTGCCGCTGATTGCCGCCGTCCGAGTCCATCACCCACAGTTCGAGCCGCACGGGAGACACCATCTGCTTCTGCCAGAGATCGTTCCACTTGACAAGTTCGGCGGGCGAACGCGGATGAAACGAGCGATAGACGATGTATTTCCCGTCGGGCGAGAAGAACGGACCGCCGTCATAGCCGACCGTGTAGGTCAGGCGACGGACGCTCGATCCGTCTACGTTCATCTTGTAGAGTTCCAAATCGCCGTCACGCCCGGAAGTGAAGACGATCTCTTTTCCGTCGGGACTCACGGCCGCTTCCGCGTCATAGCCGGGAGCGTCGGTCAGCCGCTGAAGATTCGAGCCGTCACGATAGCAGCGGTACACGTCGAATTCGTGCAGTCCCCACACATAGCCGAGGGCGCGATCGGGTTTGGGCGGGCACTCCGGCGCGTGGTCGTGCGTGGAACAGTAGATGATTTCGTCAGTACCGGGAATGAAATAGGAACAGGTGGTCTGGCCTTTTCCGGTGCTGGACAGACGAACATCGCTTCCGTTTACGTTCATCGTGAAGATCTGATCGCAGAGGAAACTGTCACGCGACGCTTGAAATACGAAATGCTTTCCGTCCATCGAAAAATACGCCTCGGCATTCTCTCCCCCGAAGGTAAGTTGGCGGACGTTACGGAGATGCACTTCGCCCTCGTAGACGAGCGGCTCGGCGGCGAAAGTGGTTGTAACGAGAGTAAGCAGCAAACAGACGATTGTCAGCATGGAAATTCCTCGGTTGGAAAATCGAAGTTGAAAAGAAACTCCTCAGCGGGTGGATGGCTGAAGAATCGCGGTAGTGGAGTGCAGCTCATCTTCGCGCACGAATTCTACGATGACCGTATCCCCCGGAGCGTAGATTTGTAGCGCGTAGGTGAGGTCGTAGATGTTGTTAATCGTGACTTTTCCCAGCCGCCGGAGCAGGTCGCCACGGGTCAGCCCGGCCTGAGCGGCGGGGCCGCCTTCGCGGACTCCCGAGAGCCGCATACCGAGCAGCGAATCGGGCTGTGAAAAATCGGGAATCGAACCGAAAGAGGAACGAAACCTGCCGCCCTTTTGTGCCGGTTCCGAAACCTTGACGAACGTGAGCGGCTGCTCGTGCGCATCCACCGCGCGCGTCAGATCGGCCGTGAAGTTCGCCACCCGAGTCATGTCGGCGTAGTTGATCTTGTCGGCGTCGTCGCTGGAGCGATGATAGTCCTCGTGCGCTCCCGTGAACAGGAAGAGTACGGGCTTGTCCACGAGGTAGAAGTTCATGTGGTCGGACGGGCCGTAACCGTCGCCCTTGCACGTCACTTCGAGTCCGGTCTTCGCGGCGGCGCTGTCTACGAGTGATGGAAATTCTTCGGCGGTCTTGCAGCCGATGACGGTGAGTTTGTTCTCGCGGACCCGGCCCACCATGTCGAGATTCATCATGATCCGCACGTGATCGAGGGAAAGCGGAAAATGATCCACGATTTGCCGCGATCCGCCCAAACCGACTTCCTCGGCGGTGAAGGCAACGACCAGCACCGACGCCGCGATGGGTTCGGCTTTCAGAATTCGCGCAGCTTCCAGAATGGACGCCACTCCGCTTGCGTTATCATCGGCTCCGTTGTGCACCTCACCCGGTTTCTCGTCGAGGCTTCCGCTCTGTCCGAGTCCGAGATGATCGTAGTGCGCACCGATGACGATAACGTCGCTGTCTCCGGGAATGATTCCCGCCACGTTGCGGACTTCCACCGTCTCGCGAGAGATATCCACCGCGACTTCCACGGTGTCACTCTTGAGTTCGAGGCTGCGCGGGGCGGTGTTGGCGTCAATGAATCGCTGCACCGATTCGAGGTCGAATTCGGGAAACAGAGCCGAGACGGTGGCGCGGGTGACCCGCATCGCCGGGATTCCGCAGTCCATGTAAGGCTCGTCGGAACGCGGCGGCTTCAACACCTCGGCGGCGGTTCCGGCGTAGATCGGGCCTTCCACGACCAGCAGCGCCGTGGCTCCGTGCAATTTGGCGTTGGAGACTTTGGCTCGCAGCGTCACGTGAGTCGTGTAGCTCACTCCTTCAAAGACCGAGGTGGTATCGAACTCGCCGGGCTCTCCGGTCATGCACAGAACGATCTTGCCCTCGGCTTGGACTTCGGCGAAGTCGTCGTATTCATATTCGGGCGCGGTAATCCCGTAACCGGCGAAGACCACCGCTCCGCGCGCCGTCGCCGCGCTTGAAAAACCGAGCGGCATGATGCCCTTGCTGGTGTCGAACCGCGCCTCGCCGAGCTTTACGTGATTCGCCGGCCCCAGAGCTACTCCCCAGCCCATCTCAAACGGCTGAAAAAAACTGCCTTCAAAGGCGGGCTTGAGTCCCATACTGCGGAACTCGGCGGCGATGTAGTCGGCGGCCTCGCGCAACCCCGGCGTCCCGATCCCCCGTCCCTGACGGGCATCATCGGCCAAATAGCCCACGTGCGCCCGCAGGTTTTCTTCGGTATTGGCGGCGGCCAGCCCTGCGGTTAGCAGCAGCAGCGCGACCATCGCCCAAGGCGGGTTTCTTCTCATCTTCGGTTTTCGCTCCCGTTCAATCTGGTCACGGCTCAATTTGTCAAGGATTTGCGAGACATGCAAGAGCGGCTTGCCAAAGTGAAGGAAATTCGTATATTGGAGTATCCAGAACGACCCGGAAATAAATGGTCTTCCCGATGGACATAAATGCTCTGACCGAAGCACATTTCCAGCAGAAACCCGAGCTGTTCCTCGAACTGGCCCGTGAGTGGGCGGCGGGCGGACCCGAGCCGACGGCCGAGCAGGTGGACTGGCTCAGCCGTGCCCCGCGGCCCGTCATTGTTCGTCCGGCCGAGGCTCGCGGGGCGCTGTGGGGAATTCTGGCTTCACCGCAGCGGGCCAAGGCGCTGTCGTGGCTGGACCGGGCCGGCATTCTTGAAGAAATCCTTCCCTGTTGGGGGGGCGAGTACTTCCGGCAAGCGCTCCGTTTGCAGGCCACCGAAGAGGTTCATCTCGAACATTGGGCCGAAGGGCTGAGCGAGGATGCCTATGATTGGTTGTGCGTCTATCAGGATCAGCGAATTGATGGCCGGATGGGTGGATGGGCGATTGCCGGATTGGCTACCCTGCTCCTCGAGGGCGATGAACCGGCGGACAGCTTTGCCAATCGCGTGAAGCGGGACCTCAAGGTCATCGGTGCCTTGCCGCGTGAAATCGAGCGCATCGAAACCGCCATTCGCGAGTATCCGGAACTCTGCGCCGCCATTCTCGAAAACCATCCACCAACCCGCATGTTCACTCCCACTACTATCGTGGCTACGCTATCCACGCTGCACGTGCTTCCCGAAATCGGAGAAGAGGTGCGCGCGCGGAGCCGGCACTTCGGCAATCAACTGCTGCTGCGTTTCGCCGCGCCCGATACGGCCGGTCGCACTCCCTGACCTCACCGCAAGCCGCTGCCCGAATGCAGTTCAATTCCCTCATCTTTGGATTTTTCTTCGTTGCGATCTTCCTCGCCTATTGGCCGGCGCGGTGGCTGGGCTATCGCGCGCAGAACGTGCTGCTCCTTCTGGTAAGCGCGGTGTTTTTTGCGTGGTGGGACTATCGTTTTCTGCTGCTGCTCTACGGCGCGGCGATTGTGGACTACGCAGCGGGATGGGGACTGGTTCATGACGCTTCTCTGAAACGACGAAAATTCTGGTTGGGCGTCAGCCTGACCGTGAACCTCTGCCTGCTCG
This bacterium DNA region includes the following protein-coding sequences:
- a CDS encoding Zn-dependent exopeptidase M28, whose product is MQDDSGLRKAEFYLRTLCSVLPNRRTGSAGNRAATDFFARTVAQWDYEIETHPFDCLDFSEGTCSLTSDGHSFPVKVSPFSLGCDVTAERVVVSTVEELEHCECRGKLLLMMESLCAEQLMPKNFVFYNPDHHKQIYSLLESQQPAAIITATEKKPELVGALYPFPLIEDGDFDIPSVYCTAEVGREIAAHRNSVFSLKSDARRIPSTAGNVIARNNPGACEKIIICAHIDAYGNAPGASDNASGTVVELLLAEMLADYSGNVGIEIIAFNGEDYYSVGGQMDYLRRYGNDLSTTVVAINIDDVGYVRGKTAYSLYECPPEIQKRARAAFRDLSGMMEGEPWYQGDHMIFVQNRIPAIAITSEYIAELMANYTHSEKDVPEIVDCRKLLEVAHALKRFILSF
- a CDS encoding M20/M25/M40 family metallo-hydrolase, which encodes MRRNPPWAMVALLLLTAGLAAANTEENLRAHVGYLADDARQGRGIGTPGLREAADYIAAEFRSMGLKPAFEGSFFQPFEMGWGVALGPANHVKLGEARFDTSKGIMPLGFSSAATARGAVVFAGYGITAPEYEYDDFAEVQAEGKIVLCMTGEPGEFDTTSVFEGVSYTTHVTLRAKVSNAKLHGATALLVVEGPIYAGTAAEVLKPPRSDEPYMDCGIPAMRVTRATVSALFPEFDLESVQRFIDANTAPRSLELKSDTVEVAVDISRETVEVRNVAGIIPGDSDVIVIGAHYDHLGLGQSGSLDEKPGEVHNGADDNASGVASILEAARILKAEPIAASVLVVAFTAEEVGLGGSRQIVDHFPLSLDHVRIMMNLDMVGRVRENKLTVIGCKTAEEFPSLVDSAAAKTGLEVTCKGDGYGPSDHMNFYLVDKPVLFLFTGAHEDYHRSSDDADKINYADMTRVANFTADLTRAVDAHEQPLTFVKVSEPAQKGGRFRSSFGSIPDFSQPDSLLGMRLSGVREGGPAAQAGLTRGDLLRRLGKVTINNIYDLTYALQIYAPGDTVIVEFVREDELHSTTAILQPSTR